In Spinacia oleracea cultivar Varoflay chromosome 5, BTI_SOV_V1, whole genome shotgun sequence, a single window of DNA contains:
- the LOC110790552 gene encoding protein kinase PINOID, translated as MVEDVGRSNCFSDDLDTTTSTSSYSMTGSEFQSPEPDNFSLLKPHRCSDSAFEAIVSASSAANNRPLSFNDFKLIRKVGAGDISTVYLCRLRSDESCEYAMKVVDQQMLAIKNKTQRAEMEKKILKLLDHPFLPTLYAQFHASHFSCIVMEYCSGGDLHSLRHTLPYHRFPLSSARFYAAEVLVALEYLHMLGIIYRDLKPENVLVRSDGHIMLSDFDLSLCSHSIPAVETPQFSSPTHFPNNSSSNSPTKKNTTPTPTTPSFSCIPYNRLFRSKKIQSLTGNRLFVAEPVTARSCSFVGTHEYIAPEVASGNSHGNAVDWWAFGIFLYEMIYGRTPFAGQSNGATLRNILKKPLTFPTHTPSSSSESNARDLISGLLNKDPAARLGSSRGAADVKTHPFFKGLNFALVRSLTPPAVPGLRQQRPSGATSFKGGANRVTNRKESTAFDYF; from the exons ATGGTAGAAGACGTAGGAAGATCGAATTGTTTCTCAGACGATCTAGACACAACAACAAGCACTAGTTCTTATTCGATGACGGGGAGCGAGTTTCAGTCACCTGAGCCCGacaatttctctctcttaaaaccACACCGTTGTTCTGATTCCGCTTTCGAAGCCATTGTATCGGCTTCCTCTGCAGCCAACAACCGTCCTTTAAGCTTTAATGACTTTAAGCTCATCCGTAAAGTCGGAGCTGGGGATATAAGCACCGTATACTTATGTCGGCTTCGCTCCGATGAGTCCTGTGAGTATGCGATGAAAGTGGTGGATCAACAGATGCTAGCTATCAAGAACAAAACACAAAGAGCCGAGATGGAAAAGAAGATTCTCAAGTTGCTTGACCACCCTTTTTTGCCTACATTATACGCGCAGTTTCATGCATCTCATTTCTCTTGCATTGTTATGGAGTATTGCTCTGGTGGTGACTTGCATTCCCTCCGTCATACCCTCCCTTACCACCGCTTCCCTCTCTCTTCCGCAAG GTTTTACGCGGCAGAGGTGTTGGTAGCGTTGGAATATCTGCACATGCTTGGAATCATTTACAGAGACTTAAAACCCGAGAACGTTTTAGTGAGATCAGACGGTCACATCATGCTCTCTGATTTTGACCTCTCCTTATGCTCTCATTCTATCCCAGCAGTTGAAACTCCTCAGTTTTCATCTCCAACTCATTTCCCAAATAACTCCTCTTCCAATTCCCCTACCAAAAAAAATACTACTCCCACTCCAACAACACCCTCATTTTCTTGTATTCCATACAACCGACTGTTCCGGTCTAAGAAGATACAATCTTTAACCGGTAACCGGCTCTTTGTAGCAGAGCCTGTTACTGCAAGGTCATGCTCCTTTGTTGGTACACATGAGTATATTGCACCAGAGGTTGCCTCCGGTAATTCTCACGGAAACGCCGTTGATTGGTGGGCCTTTGGGATATTTTTGTACGAGATGATATATGGACGGACTCCTTTTGCTGGACAATCTAACGGAGCTACACTGCGTAACATCTTAAAAAAGCCCTTGACTTTCCCTACACATACtccctcttcctcgtcagaatCCAACGCACGTGATCTCATTTCCGGCTTGTTAAATAAAGACCCAGCGGCTCGACTTGGCTCAAGTCGTGGGGCTGCTGATGTCAAAACCCATCCTTTTTTCAAGGGCTTGAACTTCGCACTCGTTAGGTCACTCACGCCGCCTGCGGTTCCGGGATTACGACAACAACGCCCGTCAGGTGCGACGTCGTTTAAGGGTGGTGCTAATCGTGTTACCAACAGAAAAGAATCAACGGCCTTTGATTACTTTTAA